One Mesorhizobium sp. L-2-11 genomic region harbors:
- a CDS encoding alpha/beta hydrolase, translated as MTAPVFLDVDGTSIAVRCAAGAAPGIVWLGGYKSDMLGTKAEKLAEWASGQGRAFLRHDYSGHGESGGAFADGTVSNWLSQSLAVFRHFTQGRQILVGSSMGAWIALRMVQELRQELHNPGENRIAGLVLLAPAPDFTAELVEPALTKAQKRDLAKKGFFEEPSEYSAEPYIYTRALIEDGRNNRVLTGPIDTHCPVHILQGLADADVPPSHALKLVGLLPADDVTLSLIPDGDHRLSRLQDLDMLVRAVDAMVRQAG; from the coding sequence ATGACCGCACCGGTTTTTCTCGACGTCGACGGAACCAGCATCGCTGTCAGGTGCGCTGCGGGTGCCGCGCCAGGCATTGTCTGGCTCGGCGGCTACAAGTCGGACATGCTGGGCACCAAGGCCGAGAAGCTGGCGGAATGGGCGAGCGGGCAAGGCCGGGCTTTCCTGCGCCACGACTATTCCGGTCATGGCGAATCAGGCGGCGCCTTTGCCGACGGCACGGTCTCGAACTGGCTTTCGCAAAGCCTCGCCGTCTTCCGCCATTTCACCCAAGGCAGGCAAATCCTGGTCGGCTCCTCGATGGGCGCATGGATCGCGCTGCGCATGGTCCAGGAATTGCGCCAGGAATTGCACAACCCAGGCGAGAACCGCATCGCCGGGCTGGTGCTTCTGGCGCCGGCGCCGGATTTCACCGCCGAGTTGGTCGAGCCGGCGCTGACCAAAGCGCAGAAGCGCGATCTTGCCAAAAAAGGCTTTTTCGAGGAGCCGTCGGAGTATTCGGCCGAGCCTTACATCTACACCCGAGCGCTGATCGAGGACGGTCGCAACAACCGGGTGCTGACCGGCCCGATCGACACCCACTGCCCGGTCCACATATTGCAGGGGCTGGCCGATGCCGACGTGCCGCCGAGCCATGCGCTGAAACTGGTCGGCCTGCTGCCGGCCGACGACGTTACGCTGTCGCTGATCCCCGACGGCGACCACCGCCTGTCGCGGCTTCAGGACCTCGACATGCTGGTGCGGGCGGTCGACGCCATGGTGCGGCAGGCAGGCTAG
- a CDS encoding benzoate/H(+) symporter BenE family transporter, whose product MRISIPVSAFVAAIVGFGGTLAIVIAAAKAVGATQVETASWVTAICLAMAIESLWLSWRTRMPVIAAWSTPGVALIAASSGFSINEAVGAFIVTGTLLIATGLFRPLTKLIARIPASVASGMLAGIVVTFAINAVKAIPVDPWLILPLIAAFFVIRLFNPALSVLAVLIGGGAAAFLTGRVGGLPTPELSTLTLIAPQFTVTAIVGLALPLYLVTMASQNLSGLAVLRAAGYHPEPGPLIGVTGLLSLMSAPFGASTTNLAAISAAICTGPDVHPDPGERWKTGPFYALAYLVFAIFGASLVAIFAVLPQSLIVLVAGLALMAPLANALSIALKEDGERMAATVTFAVTASGLTLFGVGAAFWGLIAGLVVLFLETLKKR is encoded by the coding sequence ATGCGCATTTCCATTCCGGTATCCGCCTTCGTCGCAGCGATCGTCGGCTTCGGCGGCACGTTGGCCATCGTCATCGCCGCCGCCAAGGCGGTCGGCGCGACGCAGGTCGAAACCGCAAGTTGGGTGACCGCGATCTGCCTCGCCATGGCGATCGAGAGCCTGTGGCTGTCGTGGCGCACCAGGATGCCGGTCATCGCCGCATGGTCGACGCCGGGGGTGGCGCTGATCGCGGCATCGAGCGGCTTTTCGATCAACGAGGCCGTCGGCGCCTTCATCGTCACCGGGACTTTGCTGATTGCCACCGGCCTGTTCAGGCCCTTGACCAAGCTGATCGCCAGGATACCGGCCTCGGTCGCGTCGGGCATGCTCGCCGGCATCGTCGTCACCTTCGCCATCAATGCGGTGAAGGCCATTCCCGTCGACCCGTGGCTGATCCTGCCGCTGATCGCCGCCTTCTTTGTCATCCGCCTGTTCAATCCGGCGCTCTCGGTGCTGGCGGTGCTGATCGGCGGCGGCGCTGCCGCCTTCCTAACCGGCCGGGTCGGTGGTCTGCCGACCCCGGAACTTTCGACATTGACGCTGATTGCGCCGCAGTTCACCGTCACGGCGATCGTCGGCCTGGCGCTACCGCTTTATCTCGTCACTATGGCGTCGCAGAACCTGTCCGGCCTCGCCGTGCTGAGGGCGGCGGGCTACCACCCGGAACCCGGCCCGCTGATCGGCGTCACCGGTCTGCTTTCGCTGATGTCGGCGCCATTCGGGGCCTCGACCACCAATCTGGCGGCGATCTCGGCGGCGATCTGCACCGGCCCCGACGTGCATCCCGATCCGGGCGAGCGCTGGAAGACCGGTCCCTTCTACGCGCTTGCCTATCTCGTCTTCGCCATTTTCGGCGCCTCGCTGGTGGCGATCTTTGCCGTGCTGCCGCAAAGCCTGATCGTGCTGGTCGCCGGACTGGCGCTGATGGCGCCGCTCGCCAACGCGCTGTCGATCGCCTTGAAGGAAGACGGCGAACGCATGGCCGCTACCGTCACCTTTGCCGTCACCGCTTCGGGGCTGACGCTGTTCGGCGTCGGTGCGGCGTTCTGGGGGCTGATTGCTGGCCTGGTCGTACTTTTCCTCGAAACGCTCAAAAAGCGATAA
- a CDS encoding methyltransferase family protein, which translates to MLNEVKSARAEQAQARRALGRYQHARRMVLAALVVVMFAALLFGQSAFPPESVPHETIEMVGVLLIFLGIVGRLWSTLYIGGRKSSEVVTGGPYSITRNPLYLFSSIAAAGVGAQMGSITAAIGFAVICAAAFHVVILREETFLKEAFGTPFQAYMARVPRFFPKLSLYQEGDTGSFKPRLLWTTLLDGLVFLVAMPFFESIDGAQQSGLLPVLFRFP; encoded by the coding sequence ATGCTCAATGAAGTTAAATCGGCGCGGGCCGAACAAGCGCAGGCCAGGCGTGCGCTGGGCAGATATCAGCACGCGCGCAGGATGGTGCTTGCCGCCCTCGTGGTCGTCATGTTCGCAGCGCTGCTGTTTGGCCAGTCTGCTTTTCCTCCCGAAAGCGTGCCGCACGAAACAATCGAAATGGTCGGCGTCCTGCTGATCTTTCTCGGCATTGTCGGGCGCTTGTGGTCGACGCTCTATATCGGCGGACGCAAATCCTCCGAGGTGGTTACCGGCGGACCCTATTCGATCACCCGCAATCCGCTCTATCTCTTCTCCTCGATAGCTGCCGCCGGCGTCGGCGCGCAGATGGGCTCGATCACTGCGGCGATCGGCTTCGCGGTGATTTGCGCCGCCGCCTTTCATGTCGTCATCCTGCGCGAAGAGACGTTCCTGAAGGAGGCCTTCGGAACGCCATTCCAGGCCTATATGGCGCGAGTGCCGCGCTTCTTCCCGAAGCTTTCGCTGTATCAGGAAGGCGACACCGGCAGCTTCAAGCCGCGCCTGCTGTGGACGACCCTGCTGGACGGACTGGTGTTCCTCGTCGCTATGCCGTTTTTCGAATCGATCGACGGCGCCCAGCAATCGGGCCTACTGCCGGTGCTGTTCCGTTTCCCATAG
- the pheS gene encoding phenylalanine--tRNA ligase subunit alpha — MSDMETLENSLMSDIASAADEQAIEAVRVSALGKKGSVSEMLKMLGSMSAEERQIKGPAINGLKNRITEALTARRAELKDAAIAARLAAEKVDVTLPVRQSPAERGRIHPISQVSDEIAAIFGDLGFAIAEGPDIETDYYNFTALNFPEGHPAREMHDTFFFQPDEKGERKLLRTHTSPVQIRTMEVQKPPIRIVIPGKTYRQDSDATHSPMFHQVEGLVIDRSANVANMKWVLEEFCKAFFEVRQVKMRFRPSFFPFTEPSMEVDIQCDRSRPGEVRFGEGSDWMEILGCGMVHPNVLRYGGLDPDECQGFAWGMGIDRIAMLKYGMPDLRAFFDADVRWLSHYGFRPLDMPTLFAGLSA, encoded by the coding sequence ATGAGTGACATGGAAACTCTCGAAAATTCCCTGATGAGCGACATTGCGTCGGCCGCCGACGAGCAGGCGATCGAAGCCGTGCGCGTTTCAGCGCTCGGCAAGAAGGGCTCGGTCTCCGAAATGCTGAAGATGCTCGGCTCGATGAGTGCAGAAGAGCGCCAGATAAAAGGCCCGGCGATCAACGGTCTCAAGAACCGCATCACCGAGGCGCTTACCGCGCGCCGGGCCGAGCTCAAGGACGCAGCGATCGCGGCACGGCTCGCGGCGGAAAAGGTCGACGTCACGCTGCCGGTGCGGCAATCGCCGGCTGAGCGCGGCCGCATCCATCCGATCAGCCAGGTCAGCGACGAGATTGCCGCGATCTTCGGCGACCTCGGCTTTGCCATCGCCGAAGGTCCTGATATCGAGACCGATTACTACAATTTCACCGCGCTGAACTTCCCGGAAGGCCATCCGGCGCGCGAGATGCATGACACCTTCTTTTTCCAGCCGGACGAGAAGGGCGAGCGCAAGCTTTTGCGCACCCACACCTCGCCGGTGCAGATCCGCACCATGGAGGTGCAGAAGCCGCCGATCCGCATCGTCATTCCCGGAAAAACCTACCGCCAGGATTCCGATGCCACGCACTCGCCGATGTTCCATCAGGTCGAAGGGCTGGTGATCGACAGATCAGCCAACGTCGCCAACATGAAATGGGTGCTGGAGGAGTTCTGCAAGGCCTTCTTCGAGGTACGCCAAGTCAAGATGCGCTTCCGGCCGAGCTTCTTCCCGTTCACCGAACCCAGCATGGAGGTCGACATCCAGTGCGACCGTTCGCGGCCGGGCGAGGTGCGCTTCGGCGAAGGCTCCGACTGGATGGAGATCCTCGGCTGCGGCATGGTCCACCCCAATGTGCTGAGATATGGCGGGCTCGATCCCGACGAATGCCAGGGCTTTGCCTGGGGCATGGGCATAGATCGCATCGCCATGCTGAAATACGGCATGCCGGATCTGCGCGCCTTCTTCGACGCCGATGTGCGCTGGCTGTCGCATTACGGTTTCCGGCCGCTCGACATGCCTACGCTGTTCGCAGGCTTGAGCGCATGA
- a CDS encoding M48 family metallopeptidase produces the protein MSFGFFRNLTKPRPAPVVEREHCVAGRTLPLKIVESDRARRLTLRIDSGGRGLRITVPPGLRRGEVEKFLDRHQDWLEQRLAKVPNRPQVRPGIKIPVRGVPHRIVHEPSKRGTVTLSRDERGPLMIVHGDRVHLPRRIADFLKREAKREIEALVVKHTGAVGKRAKAIRFKDTSSRWGSCTSDGNLSFSWRILMAPRPVINYLVAHEVAHLKEMNHGPKFWKLCEQLCPDTERCKDWLKRNGGALQAIMFE, from the coding sequence ATGTCATTCGGCTTCTTCCGCAACCTGACCAAACCCAGGCCCGCCCCCGTCGTGGAGCGGGAGCATTGTGTTGCCGGCCGCACGCTGCCGCTCAAGATCGTCGAGAGCGACCGGGCGCGGCGATTGACGCTGCGCATCGATTCCGGCGGCCGGGGCCTGCGCATCACCGTGCCACCGGGCCTGCGGCGAGGCGAGGTGGAAAAATTCCTTGACCGCCATCAGGACTGGCTGGAGCAGCGGCTGGCCAAGGTGCCCAACCGGCCGCAGGTGCGGCCCGGCATCAAGATACCGGTGCGCGGCGTGCCGCATCGCATCGTTCATGAGCCTTCGAAACGCGGGACGGTCACGCTGTCGCGCGACGAGCGCGGTCCGCTGATGATCGTGCATGGCGATCGCGTGCACCTGCCGCGCCGCATCGCCGATTTCCTCAAGCGCGAAGCCAAGCGTGAGATCGAGGCGCTGGTGGTCAAGCATACCGGGGCGGTCGGCAAGCGCGCCAAGGCAATCCGCTTCAAGGATACGTCGAGCCGCTGGGGCTCATGCACGTCGGACGGCAACCTGTCGTTCTCCTGGCGCATCCTGATGGCGCCGCGACCGGTCATAAACTACCTCGTCGCGCATGAGGTGGCACATCTCAAGGAGATGAACCACGGCCCGAAATTCTGGAAACTGTGCGAGCAACTCTGCCCCGACACCGAGCGCTGCAAGGACTGGCTCAAGCGCAATGGCGGCGCGCTGCAAGC
- a CDS encoding methyltransferase family protein, giving the protein MAAAARSPIERSFDEMGRYQRRRRVLLALLIGAFCALLIFGGSTHDELGHERIEGQYGIALILIGIGGRLWSILYIGGRKSAELVATGPYSVMRNPLYFFSTVAAGGIGAQTGSVIVSVASAVLCAAAFHIVTLREERHLTTVLGAPYQDYIARVPRFFPNPRLYRDQAEVTFTPRIFNHTLRDGLMFVASIPFFELIESGQEHGVIPILFWLY; this is encoded by the coding sequence ATGGCCGCTGCGGCACGTTCTCCGATTGAAAGATCGTTCGACGAAATGGGCCGCTATCAGCGGCGCCGGCGCGTCCTGCTGGCGCTGCTGATCGGTGCTTTTTGCGCTTTGCTGATCTTCGGCGGCTCCACGCACGATGAACTGGGCCACGAACGCATAGAGGGGCAGTACGGCATCGCCCTGATACTGATCGGGATCGGCGGCCGGCTCTGGTCGATCCTCTATATCGGCGGCCGCAAATCGGCCGAACTGGTTGCTACCGGCCCATATTCGGTGATGCGCAACCCGCTGTATTTTTTCTCCACCGTAGCGGCCGGCGGCATCGGCGCCCAGACCGGCAGCGTGATCGTCTCGGTGGCGTCGGCGGTCTTGTGCGCGGCCGCGTTCCACATCGTCACGTTGCGCGAGGAACGGCATTTGACGACCGTGCTCGGGGCGCCGTACCAGGACTACATTGCCCGGGTGCCGCGGTTTTTTCCCAATCCCCGGCTTTATCGCGATCAGGCCGAAGTCACCTTCACGCCGCGCATTTTCAATCACACGCTGCGCGACGGCTTGATGTTCGTGGCTTCCATACCGTTTTTCGAACTCATCGAGTCCGGACAGGAACACGGTGTAATTCCCATCCTTTTCTGGCTGTATTGA
- the rplT gene encoding 50S ribosomal protein L20 produces the protein MARVKRGVTSHAKHKKVLKAAKGFYGRRKNTIRIAKQAVEKSLQYAYRDRKNRKRSFRALWIQRINAATHEHGLTYGRFIDGLNKAGIEIDRKVLSDMAIHEPQAFAALVAKAKVALEYLKNTTPNAFESAVA, from the coding sequence ATGGCACGCGTAAAAAGAGGCGTCACCTCGCACGCCAAGCACAAAAAGGTCCTGAAAGCCGCCAAGGGTTTCTACGGCCGCCGCAAGAACACCATTCGCATCGCCAAGCAGGCGGTGGAAAAGTCGCTGCAGTATGCCTACCGCGACCGCAAGAACCGCAAGCGTTCGTTCCGCGCTCTATGGATCCAGCGCATCAATGCCGCGACCCACGAGCATGGCCTGACCTATGGCCGGTTCATCGACGGTCTTAACAAGGCCGGCATCGAGATCGATCGCAAGGTCCTGTCGGACATGGCCATCCACGAGCCGCAGGCATTTGCCGCCCTTGTGGCCAAGGCCAAGGTCGCGCTCGAGTACCTCAAGAACACCACGCCGAACGCTTTTGAAAGCGCTGTAGCCTAA
- the infC gene encoding translation initiation factor IF-3, with the protein MRRPFKATAPTKEGPRSNRDIRVPRVQLIDAEGHNHGDVSINDALLLAEEAGLDLVEISPNAVPPVVKILDLGKLKYANQKKAAEARKNQKVIEIKEIKMRPNIDSHDYETKMKAVRRFFEEGDKVKLTLRFRGREMAHMELGMQLLNKVREEVAPIAKVEAEPKLEGRQMMMVLAPR; encoded by the coding sequence ATTCGCAGACCTTTCAAAGCAACGGCGCCCACCAAGGAGGGCCCGCGCTCCAACCGTGACATCCGGGTTCCCCGGGTCCAGCTTATCGACGCCGAAGGCCACAACCACGGCGATGTCTCCATCAACGACGCATTGCTGCTCGCCGAAGAGGCTGGGCTCGATCTGGTCGAGATATCGCCCAACGCAGTGCCGCCCGTCGTAAAAATTCTCGATCTCGGCAAGCTGAAATACGCCAACCAGAAGAAGGCGGCCGAGGCGCGCAAGAACCAGAAGGTCATCGAGATCAAAGAGATCAAGATGCGCCCGAACATCGACAGCCATGACTATGAGACCAAGATGAAAGCGGTCCGGCGGTTTTTCGAGGAAGGTGACAAGGTCAAGCTGACATTGCGCTTTCGCGGCCGCGAGATGGCGCATATGGAACTCGGCATGCAGCTTCTGAACAAGGTTCGCGAGGAAGTTGCACCCATCGCCAAAGTCGAAGCTGAACCGAAGCTCGAAGGCCGCCAGATGATGATGGTGCTGGCGCCCCGCTAA
- a CDS encoding DUF2852 domain-containing protein — translation MNTSALIRPAWTPATIALMVIGFMVFWPLGLAMLAYIIWGDRLDGFKRDVNRATDGIFAGCRRGSDKAARWGHGSARTGNVAFDDWREKELERLNEERRKLDEMLSEFDEYARELRRAKDQEEFDRFMANRNKSTSPTTGGHTTGGSNSTPGLLDE, via the coding sequence ATGAACACATCTGCATTGATCCGTCCGGCCTGGACGCCGGCGACCATCGCTCTGATGGTGATCGGCTTCATGGTGTTCTGGCCGCTCGGCCTCGCCATGCTCGCCTACATCATCTGGGGCGACCGGCTTGACGGCTTCAAGCGCGACGTCAACCGCGCGACCGACGGCATCTTCGCCGGCTGCCGCCGCGGTTCCGACAAAGCGGCGCGCTGGGGCCACGGCTCCGCCCGCACTGGCAACGTCGCTTTCGACGACTGGCGCGAAAAAGAACTCGAGCGGCTCAATGAAGAGCGCCGCAAGCTCGACGAGATGCTGAGCGAGTTCGACGAATACGCCAGGGAATTGCGTCGCGCCAAGGACCAGGAAGAGTTCGACCGCTTCATGGCGAACCGCAACAAGTCGACGTCGCCCACAACCGGCGGTCACACAACTGGAGGTAGCAATTCCACGCCAGGCCTGCTTGACGAGTAA
- the rpmI gene encoding 50S ribosomal protein L35: protein MPKMKTKSAAKKRFKITGTGKVLSAAAGKRHGMIKRSNKFIRNARGTMVLAEPDGKKVIKNFLPNGL from the coding sequence ATGCCCAAGATGAAGACCAAGTCAGCCGCCAAGAAGCGGTTCAAGATCACAGGTACGGGTAAAGTCCTGTCGGCTGCGGCCGGCAAGCGTCACGGCATGATCAAGCGTTCCAACAAGTTCATTCGAAATGCCCGCGGCACGATGGTTCTGGCTGAACCGGATGGCAAGAAGGTCATCAAGAATTTTCTGCCGAACGGCCTCTAA